DNA from Massilia antarctica:
CCCGCACCGCCGATGACATCGCCGACGAGGGCGACACGAGCGGCCCCGAGCGTCTAGCCGCCCTGACCGCCTACGAGGCTGCGTTGGACACGATCGCCCGCGGCGAAGTTCATCCCGACCCGCTGTTCCAGCGCCTCGCCGCTGTGATCACCCAATACAAGCTGCCGCTGCAACCGTTTCGCGACCTGCTGTCGGCCTTCAAGCAGGATGTGGCTACCCAGCGCTACCCCAACTTCGAGCTGCTGCTCGACTATTGCCGCCGCTCGGCCAATCCGGTGGGTTTCCTGATGCTCTCGCTGTACGGCGCCGTGGACGACACCAACGTGCGCGATTCGGACGCCATCTGCTCGGCACTGCAACTGATCAACTTCCTGCAAGATGTCGGCATCGACCGGCAAAAAGATCGTATTTACCTGCCGCTCGATGATTTGCAGCGCTTCGGCGTGGCCCCGGCCCAGCTCGACCAGTCGAACACCGACGGCAACTGGCGCGCCCTGATGGCCTTCGAGGTGGCGCGCGCGCGTGCGCTGATGCTGGGCGGCGCGCCGCTGGCGCGGCGCTTGCCGGGCCGCATCGGCTGGGAATTGCGGCTGGTAATCCAGGGCGGCTTGCGCATCCTGGAAGCCATCGAGACGGTCGGCTACGACGTCTTCGGCCAGCGTCCGCAGCTCAAAACGCGCGATTGGCTGGTGATACTGTGGCGGGCAATACGCATGTAAGCCGGCCGCGACCCGCTGTGGCGGCGCCCAATCACGAAAAAACCCGTGTCCTCTGCCGCCACTTGCGCTCATCGGCTATAGAATAGCGGCTTCGCTTCGCGCACCCTTGCATTTTTGACCATGTCCCCTGACGAATACTGCCATCAAAAGACCGTCCAGAGCGGCTCCAGCTTTTATTACAGCTTCCTGTTCCTGCCCCCGGAGCGGCGCCGCGCGATCACCGCGCTGTACGCCTTTTGCCGCGAGGTGGACGACACGGTGGATGAATGCACCGACCAGTCGATCGCCCGCATCAAGCTGGCGTGGTGGCGCAGCGAGCTCTCGGCCATGTACGCCGGCGCGCCCACCCACCCGGTAACGCAAGCCTTGCAGCCCCACCTGACGGTCTACAACTTGCAGGAACAGCATATGCAGGCCATCGTCGACGGCATGGAAATGGACCTCGACCAGACCCGCTACCTCGATTTCCGGGCCATGAAGCGTTATTGCTGGCATGTGGCCAGCGTGGTCGGCATTTTGTCGGCCAGCATTTTCGGCGTGACCAATCCCAAGACGCTCGAGTATGCCGAGCAGCTGGGCCTGGCGTTCCAGCTGACCAATATCATCCGCGACGTGGGCGAAGACGCGCGCAAGGGCCGCATTTACCTGCCCGTCAACGAATTGCAGCAATTCGGCGTGACCGCGGCCGACCTGCTCAACGCGCGCCACAGCGACAAGTTCGAAAACCTGATGCGCTTCCAGACCGAACGCGCGCAAAAGGTCTACGACGAAGCCTTCGCCCTGCTGCCCAAGGAAGACCGGCGCGCCCAGCGTCCCGGCCTGATGATGGCGGCCATCTACCGCACCGTGCTCGACGAAATCGAGCGCGACAACTTTCACGTACTGACCCAGCGCATCTCGCTCACGCCGCTGCGCAAACTGTGGCTGGCGTGGAAGACCTACATCCGTGGCTAAGGCAGCGCACAACGCCGCCGTCATCGGTGGCGGCTGGGCCGGATGCAGCGCGGCCGTCGAACTGGCCCGCGCCGGCTGCAAGGTCACCCTGTTCGAGGCCGCGCGCACCTTGGGCGGACGGGCGCGCGCGGTCGATGTGCAGGGCCGCCAGCTCGACAACGGCCAGCACATCCTGCTCGGCGCCTACAAGGAATCGCTGCGCCTGATGCGCGCGGTCGGCATCGACCTGCGCGCCGCCGTGCTGACCCTGCCGCTGCAAATGCGCTATCCCAGGGACAGCGGCGGCATGGACTTCGTCGCCCCGCGCCTGCCGGCCCCGCTGCACCTGGCCCTGGCCCTGCTGCGCGCCGACGGCCTGGCCTTTGCCGACAAGATGGCCCTGGCGCGCTTTTCCTCGACCGCGCGCTGGATGGACTGGCGCTTGCACAACGATTGCAGTGTCAGCGAATTGCTGGAACGCTACGACCAGACCGAGCGCCTCATCGAGCTGATGTGGCGTCCGCTGTGCCTGGCCGCGCTCAACACCGCGCCCGAGCGCGCCTCGGCCCAGGTATTCCTGGCCGTGCTGCGCGACAGCCTGGGCGCTAGCCGCGCCAGTTCCGACATGCTGCTGCCGCGAGTCGACCTGAGCGCGCTGTTTCCGGTGGCGGCGGCGGCGTTTGTGGAACGCGCGGGCGGCACCGTGCGCCTGGGCGCCAAGGTCGACACGCTCGCGCCCGCCGATGGCGGCGGCTGGCTCCTTGGCGACGGCGAGCACTTCGATGCCGTCGTCATCGCCACCGCCCCGCCGGCGGCGACGACCCTGCTCGAACAGGCCGGAGCCGCCGCCCTGGCGGCCACCCTCCAGCATTTCGAGTACGAGCCGATCACCACCTGCTACCTGCAATATCCGGCCGCGACCCGGCTCGAACTGCCCTTCTACGCCCTGCGCGACAACGCCGCCAGCGGCCACTGGGGCCAGTTCGTGTTCGACCGCGGCCAGCTCGACCCGGCCCAGGCCGGCCTGTTCTCGGTGGTCATCAGCGCCTCGGGCGCGGCCTCGGAACTGGGACGGGAGGCGCTGGCCGGCGCCGTTGCAGCCCAGCTGGCCGCCGTGCTGGGACGTCCGCAACTTGCCCAACCCGCATGGGTGCAGGTCATCAGCGAAAAACGCGCCACCTTTGCCTGCACCCCGGGTCTGGCGCGTCCCGCCAACACGACTGGACTGGCGCGCCTGGCGCTGGCCGGCGACTACACCGCCAGTGACTATCCGGCAACAATCGAATCGGCCGTGCGCAGCGGCGTGGCGGCTGCCCGCCTCGTGTTGGCGCAACAGGCCGTGGAAAAATGAACGACTGTCCCGCGATTTGGTCGTTGACGGCGCTGAAAGTGCAGCCTGTCGCATTCCGGTGGAGTTGAGCTGTCCGTTTTCGTACAGTAGCACCATCGAAACAGGTTTTTTACACGGACAGCACATGAACATCGCACTCGGACTTCGCGCACTCGCATTACTGGTTTTTGTTGCCGCGAGTACCGCCGTCATCGTCATGCCGCACCTGCTCGGCGGCGACCTGCAGATTCTCCATTCGGGTGTGGCGCTGAGCCATTCCTGATGCCAAAGGCGACCATCATGGGCAAACTCGAATATCTCGACGCGCTGCGGCGCGCGATGGCGGGCATTCCCGCCGAAACCCAGGCCAGCACCCTGGCCTGGTACGAACAGCGCTTCATCGACGGCGTGGCGGCCGGCCGCACCGAGGCCGACATCGCCGCCGGGCTCGACGAACCCACCCAGGTCGCCATGAAGCTGCGCGCCACCGTGCACATGCACTCTTTCGAGCAAAAGAAAAATCCCGCCAACCTGATGCGTTTGCTGGTGTCGCTGGCCGGCCTGGCCATCTTCAACCTGTTCATGGTGGTGCCGGCGCTGGTCTATGCGGCCTTCCTGGCCCTGCTGTACGCGGCCGGACTGGCCTTTTACGTGGCCGGCATCGCCATTACCGCCAGCGGCCTGTCGGGCGCCAACGAACTGGTGCTCGACGGCCCTTTCCGCGAATTGATTCTCAGCGACACGTCCGGTGACGAGCGCGACACCATGGAAGTGAAGGTGTCGATCGACCAGGACGGCGTGCGCTTCTTCCGTGAACATATCTCCGGCGACGCTCCCCGCCACGTCGTGGCCACGGCGCACGCAGCCGCCGCGGAAGCCGCGCGCTCTGGCGCAGAAGCTGCACGCGCCGCCGGGGAAGTCGCACGGGCTGCCGGCGAAGTCGCACGGGCTGGCCGGGACGCGGCGCGCGCCGCCCGCGAAGCGGTACGGGCCAGCGGAGCAGCGGCCGCGCGCGCCGACATGGACGACGACGCCGACGCCGACGCGGAGGATGAAGAAGACGAGGAAGCCGCGCCCGCCCCTCCGAAAAAACGCGGCATGGTGCGCCGCGCCGAGGAAGCGGCCAGCGGCGGCCTGCGCATCACCACCAACCTCGAACCCGGCTCGCGCGCCACCCAGACCATGTTCGGCCTCGGCATCGTGCTGGCCGGAATCGTGATCTTCCTGCTCTGCCTGGTCATCACGAAATACACGCTGACCGGCATCCGCCGCTACGCCGAAATGAATGTTTCCCTGCTCAAGGGCAACTAAACGCGGAACCGGAGAATTTCATGCGCTCACTTATCAAAGTCGGCTTCGGCCTGCTGATCCTCGCTTTCGTCCTGATCGCCCTGTTTTACAGCATGCTGCGGGCCCAGGGCACCACCCGCCCGGCCAATCCCGAAGGCCGCGTGGTCGCCAGCGAAACGCGCGCGGTCGGCAAGGGCATCACCTCGGTCGAGCTCGGCGGTCCGATCGACATGACCCTGCGCCAGGGCGCGATGGCCTCGCTGACCGTGCGCGGCGAACAGCGCTTGCTGGGCAATATCGAAACCATGAGCGAAGGCGCCACCCTGCACATCGAAACCAAGGGCATGCTGCTGCACCATAAACAACCGCTGCAAGTGGTGCTGGTCTTGCCCGCGATCGACAAGCTGCGCATCCTGGGCAGCGGCGACAGTACCGTCAATGGCTTCAGCGGCGACAAGATCGACCTGCAACTGCACGGTTCCGGCAATGTCAAGTTCAATGGGCGCTTCCGCGAGGTCGACGCCGGCCTGCAAGGCAGCGGCGACATTGAACTCAACGGCGGCAACTGCGACCAGGTCGACGTCAACGTGGCCGGTTCCGGCGGCATGACGGTGGTCGGCGCGGCCAAGCGCTTCAAGGTGGTGCAGACCGGTTCGGGCGACCTGGACGCCGAGCACCTGAGCGCCGATGCGGTCACCGTCGAACTGACCGGTTCGGGCAACGCCATCGTTCAGGCCCGCAAAAGCGCGGCCGTCAACCTGCGCGGCAGCGGCGAGGTGAACGTGCATGGCAATCCGGACCAGCGCGCCGTGACCCGCAGCGGCTCGGGCGACGTCACGTTCGAGTAGACGCCCTTTGCGCCAGCCAGGCCAGCGCCCCGTGTCCGGCCGCGCGCCCGCTGGCAAAGCAGGCGGTGAGCAGGTAGCCGCCGGTCGGCGCTTCCCAGTCGAGCATTTCGCCGGCCGCGAACACCCCCGGCAGCGCGCGCAGCATGGCATGCCCGTCGAGCGCATCGAAGCGGACCCCGCCGGCGCTGCTGATCGCCTCGTCGATCGGGCGTGCCCGTTTCAAGGTCAGCGGCAGCATTTTCAAGGCCGCCGCCAGGCGCGCCGGGTCGCCGAACTCCTCTGCCGACAGGCATTCGCGCAGCAATCCCGATTTCACACCCTTGATGCCCAGCCGGCTTTGCAGATGGCTAGCCATTGAGCGCGAACCGCGCGGGCGCGCCACGTCTTCCAGCACCCGTTCGGCGCTAAAATCGGGCACCAGGTCGAGCCAGATGGTGGCACTGCCGCTGGCGCCGATCTGCTCGCGCAGGTCGGCCGACAAGGCGTAAATCAGGCTGCCTTCGACGCCGCTGGCGGTGATCACGAACTGCCCCTGGCGCTTGTGCGGGCGGCCCTGCGCATCGGTGGCGGTAATGGCCACGGTGGTCAGGGGCGCGCCCGCATGGCGGCTGCTGAAATGCGCGCTCCAGTCGGTGTCGAAGCCGCAGTTCGACGGCGCCAAAGGCGCTACCGCCACCGCGCGCTCCTGCAACAGCGGCACCCAGGCGCCATCCGAACCCAGGCGCGCCCAGCTGCCGCCGCCGAGCGCCAGGATGACCGCGTCGGCGCCGGCCTCGCGTTCGCCGTCCGGCGTGGCAAAGCGCAGCGCGGCGCCGTTCCAGCCCAGCCAGCGATGGCGCATGTGCAGGCGCACACCCGCATCGCGCAGGCGCTGCAGCCAGGCGCGCAGCAGGGGCGCGGCCTTCATATCGGTGGGAAATACGCGCCCGGAGGTGCCCACGAAGGTCTCGACGCCGAGGCCATGAATCCAGTCGCGCACCGCTTGCGCATCGAAGCGCTCCAGCCACGGCGCCACCTGCGCGGCGCGCGTGCCGTAGCGCCGGATAAAATCGGCGGACGGCTCCGCATGCGTGATGTTCATGCCGCCCTTGCCCGCCAACAGGAATTTGCGCCCCACCGACGGCATCGCGTCGTATAGATCGACCGCCACCCCGCCCTGGCTCAGGACTTCGGCGGCCATCAGGCCGGCCGGACCGCCGCCGATGACGGCGACACGGGCTTGGGGAAGGTTTTCAGCAGACATGACAGACTCGGTGCGGCGGTTGGACGACCCGCATTGTAGTCGACTTCGGCAACCGAAAATTTTTGCCGCTTTCAAATTTCAAGAACGCGGGCACCGCGCGTGCGCTTATTGGGTCGCAAGATGCGCGAGGGCAAGTCGCGCTTGGAAGACCTCATTCCGAAGGCAGAGGACGAAACGATCTCGCCCAAGAAGACCTTCGAGGACGATGAGCCGGGCTTCGTTCGTATTGACATCACATACCTGCCGCAGATGCCGGACGAGACGTCGCGCCGCGACCACGTACAATTCCCTGTTCAAGAATCGACGCTGTCAGGCGGCGGAACCGCTTCCTGGCATGGATGCAAAAACTTTTAGAAATG
Protein-coding regions in this window:
- the hpnC gene encoding squalene synthase HpnC, whose amino-acid sequence is MPVDHYENFPVASVLLPRRLVPAVEAIYAFARTADDIADEGDTSGPERLAALTAYEAALDTIARGEVHPDPLFQRLAAVITQYKLPLQPFRDLLSAFKQDVATQRYPNFELLLDYCRRSANPVGFLMLSLYGAVDDTNVRDSDAICSALQLINFLQDVGIDRQKDRIYLPLDDLQRFGVAPAQLDQSNTDGNWRALMAFEVARARALMLGGAPLARRLPGRIGWELRLVIQGGLRILEAIETVGYDVFGQRPQLKTRDWLVILWRAIRM
- the hpnD gene encoding presqualene diphosphate synthase HpnD, whose protein sequence is MSPDEYCHQKTVQSGSSFYYSFLFLPPERRRAITALYAFCREVDDTVDECTDQSIARIKLAWWRSELSAMYAGAPTHPVTQALQPHLTVYNLQEQHMQAIVDGMEMDLDQTRYLDFRAMKRYCWHVASVVGILSASIFGVTNPKTLEYAEQLGLAFQLTNIIRDVGEDARKGRIYLPVNELQQFGVTAADLLNARHSDKFENLMRFQTERAQKVYDEAFALLPKEDRRAQRPGLMMAAIYRTVLDEIERDNFHVLTQRISLTPLRKLWLAWKTYIRG
- the hpnE gene encoding hydroxysqualene dehydroxylase HpnE, with the protein product MAKAAHNAAVIGGGWAGCSAAVELARAGCKVTLFEAARTLGGRARAVDVQGRQLDNGQHILLGAYKESLRLMRAVGIDLRAAVLTLPLQMRYPRDSGGMDFVAPRLPAPLHLALALLRADGLAFADKMALARFSSTARWMDWRLHNDCSVSELLERYDQTERLIELMWRPLCLAALNTAPERASAQVFLAVLRDSLGASRASSDMLLPRVDLSALFPVAAAAFVERAGGTVRLGAKVDTLAPADGGGWLLGDGEHFDAVVIATAPPAATTLLEQAGAAALAATLQHFEYEPITTCYLQYPAATRLELPFYALRDNAASGHWGQFVFDRGQLDPAQAGLFSVVISASGAASELGREALAGAVAAQLAAVLGRPQLAQPAWVQVISEKRATFACTPGLARPANTTGLARLALAGDYTASDYPATIESAVRSGVAAARLVLAQQAVEK
- a CDS encoding DUF1700 domain-containing protein yields the protein MGKLEYLDALRRAMAGIPAETQASTLAWYEQRFIDGVAAGRTEADIAAGLDEPTQVAMKLRATVHMHSFEQKKNPANLMRLLVSLAGLAIFNLFMVVPALVYAAFLALLYAAGLAFYVAGIAITASGLSGANELVLDGPFRELILSDTSGDERDTMEVKVSIDQDGVRFFREHISGDAPRHVVATAHAAAAEAARSGAEAARAAGEVARAAGEVARAGRDAARAAREAVRASGAAAARADMDDDADADAEDEEDEEAAPAPPKKRGMVRRAEEAASGGLRITTNLEPGSRATQTMFGLGIVLAGIVIFLLCLVITKYTLTGIRRYAEMNVSLLKGN
- a CDS encoding head GIN domain-containing protein; its protein translation is MRSLIKVGFGLLILAFVLIALFYSMLRAQGTTRPANPEGRVVASETRAVGKGITSVELGGPIDMTLRQGAMASLTVRGEQRLLGNIETMSEGATLHIETKGMLLHHKQPLQVVLVLPAIDKLRILGSGDSTVNGFSGDKIDLQLHGSGNVKFNGRFREVDAGLQGSGDIELNGGNCDQVDVNVAGSGGMTVVGAAKRFKVVQTGSGDLDAEHLSADAVTVELTGSGNAIVQARKSAAVNLRGSGEVNVHGNPDQRAVTRSGSGDVTFE
- a CDS encoding TIGR03862 family flavoprotein — its product is MSAENLPQARVAVIGGGPAGLMAAEVLSQGGVAVDLYDAMPSVGRKFLLAGKGGMNITHAEPSADFIRRYGTRAAQVAPWLERFDAQAVRDWIHGLGVETFVGTSGRVFPTDMKAAPLLRAWLQRLRDAGVRLHMRHRWLGWNGAALRFATPDGEREAGADAVILALGGGSWARLGSDGAWVPLLQERAVAVAPLAPSNCGFDTDWSAHFSSRHAGAPLTTVAITATDAQGRPHKRQGQFVITASGVEGSLIYALSADLREQIGASGSATIWLDLVPDFSAERVLEDVARPRGSRSMASHLQSRLGIKGVKSGLLRECLSAEEFGDPARLAAALKMLPLTLKRARPIDEAISSAGGVRFDALDGHAMLRALPGVFAAGEMLDWEAPTGGYLLTACFASGRAAGHGALAWLAQRASTRT